In the genome of Quercus robur chromosome 3, dhQueRobu3.1, whole genome shotgun sequence, one region contains:
- the LOC126716982 gene encoding putative disease resistance protein RGA3 isoform X28: MAEAILYGVAQTIIENLGSMVFAEIGSMWGVEDEFEKLKDTVSAVQAVLLDAEEQQVKNYQVKHWLVRLRDAVYDADDLLTEFYTEDMRLRVIGDDEMTKTVRTYQSNPITAFFTSSSQLPFCHDMAKKITAMRERFDAIANDMNKFQFVVHPSETRVVTRERGQTCSFVCEEEVIGREEDKKAIIDLLLDYDVQENVSFISIVGIGGLGKTTLAQYVFNDEKVKNYFDLRMWVSVSDVFDVKTIAEKIIRCADVSKHENLDMEQVQNKLRETLNQKKYLLVLDDVWNEDEEKWCNLKRLLIRGSKGSKVVITTRTKLVAAITSTILPSYHLKGLSENQSWSLFKQMAFRKVQEMINPNLEAIGRDIVQKCCGVPLAIKAIGRILFFKKTEDEWLYIKNKELTNVTQEENNSGILPILKLSYDHLPSHLKCCFAYCSLFPKDHEISKFSLINLWIAQGFIQLSNEKLHMEDVANDYCMDLLWRSFFQEAREDSFGNVISFKMHDLIHDLAQSISRVECTYIDSNIENVKKNVRHLSIASHNVLKKDLSSLFKAKKIRTLILITGEKESSCQKPPLEILFSSLRCLRALSLRGSDIIYVPNSIEELTYLKYLDLSRNKIRVLPISITRLLNLQTLNLSYCGKLKELPGNVQNLFNLRNLELEGCDSLTYMPPGLGQLTSLQVLPLFIVNEGLTCGGLPELNKLNNLRGELRIEIKVRVEDATSKAKAANLKDKQHLRKLVLIWDEELGNDVAGVCEDENLMEGLQPHRNLKKLKVEGYQGVRFPSWLRSLTGLVMLKISNSMCQYLSPMYQLPNLRDLSLEHMDGLEYISDREITEGISASSTFFPSLESLKLQNCPNLKGWWRRATVGVATSSQQYQQHVSFPRLLQLEIRGCKNLTCMPLFPNLEKPLRLTECSCNPLQQTMNMKAISLVPSASNSSPPLSKLKILSLSGIEDIEFLPEQWLQNLASLEELRIEKCDRLKSLSLSLFMQHLTSLKTLFISECKEVDLFCDEDTQSVGVSPQITDLEIFDLPRLVSLPEGIGNLTALQDLEIFDLPRLVSLPEGIGNLTALQNLEISDLPCLISLPEGIRSLTSLKRFHVRSCANLTSLPSGMHRLSSLETLIISKCPHLKERYQKGIGEIAHVPYFQYYDD, encoded by the exons ATGGCCGAAGCAATCCTGTATGGCGTTGCGCAGACGATCATTGAAAATTTGGGCTCTATGGTTTTCGCAGAGATTGGATCCATGTGGGGTGTCGAAGATGAGTTCGAAAAATTGAAGGATACTGTTTCCGCTGTTCAAGCTGTACTTCTGGATGCTGAGGAGCAGCAGGTCAAGAACTATCAAGTCAAGCACTGGCTCGTGAGGCTCAGGGACGCAGTCTATGATGCGGATGACTTGCTGACCGAATTCTACACTGAAGATATGCGTCTAAGGGTGATAGGGGATGATGAAATGACAAAGACGGTACGTACTTATCAGTCTAATCCTATTACTGCTTTCTTTACAAGTTCAAGCCAACTTCCTTTTTGTCATGATATGGCTAAAAAAATAACAGCGATGAGGGAGAGATTTGATGCAATAGCAAATGATATGAATAAGTTTCAGTTTGTAGTACATCCATCAGAAACAAGGGTCGTGACTAGGGAAAGGGGTCAAACTTGCTCATTTGTATGTGAAGAAGAAGTTATAGGGAGAGAAGAGGATAAGAAGGCCATTATAGATCTATTATTGGACTATGATGTGCAAGAGAATGTTTCGTTTATATCCATAGTGGGGATTGGGGGGCTGGGGAAGACCACACTTGCTCAATATGTATTCAACGATGAGAAAGTGAAGAATTATTTTGACTTGCGCATGTGGGTGTCTGTCTCTGATGTCTTTGATGTAAAAACAATTGCTGAAAAGATAATTAGATGTGCAGATGTTTCGAAACATGAAAACCTTGACATGGAGCAAGTACAAAATAAACTTCGTGAAACACTCAACCAAAAGAAGTATTTACTTGTGTTGGATGATGTGTGGAACGAGGATGAGGAAAAGTGGTGTAATTTGAAAAGACTTTTGATACGTGGCTCAAAGGGAAGTAAGGTGGTGATAACAACACGGACTAAATTGGTTGCAGCGATTACTAGCACAATCTTACCGTCGTATCATCTAAAAGGCCTCTCGGAAAACCAATCTTGGTCTCTATTTAAGCAAATGGCATTTAGAAAAGTGCAAGAGATGATTAATCCTAATCTTGAAGCAATTGGAAGGGATATTGtacaaaaatgttgtggagTGCCTCTTGCTATTAAGGCAATAGGCAGAATATTATTCTTCAAAAAGACAGAGGATGAATGGTTATATATCAAGAATAAAGAACTTACAAATGTAActcaagaagaaaataatagtgGTATTTTACCGATTCTAAAATTGAGTTATGATCATCTCCCATCACATTTAAAGTGTTGTTTCGCTTATTGTTCATTATTTCCTAAAGATCATGAGATTTCAAAGTTTTCATTGATAAATCTATGGATAGCACAAGGATTTATCCAATTATCAAACGAAAAGCTACATATGGAGGATGTTGCTAATGATTACTGTATGGATCTACTTTGGAGGTCCTTCTTCCAAGAAGCTAGAGAAGATAGTTTTGGGAATGTAATTAGTTTTAAAATGCATGATTTAATCCATGATCTTGCACAATCAATCTCAAGAGTTGAGTGCACATATATTGATTCAAATATAGAAAATGTCAAAAAGAATGTTCGTCACCTATCAATTGCATCTCACAATGTGCTTAAGAAGGATTTAAGCTCATTATTCAAAGCAAAGAAGATACGCACGTTGATTTTAATAACTGGTGAGAAAGAATCAAGTTGTCAAAAACCACCTCTTGAAATACTTTTTTCTAGTTTAAGATGCTTGCGTGCATTAAGCCTACGTGGCTCAGATATTATTTACGTGCCAAATTCCATAGAAGAGTTGACATATTTAAAGTATCTTGATCTTTCTAGGAATAAAATTAGAGTTCTCCCTATTTCTATTACTAGATTGTTGAATTTGCAAACATTAAACCTTAGTTATTGTGGTAAGCTTAAAGAACTACCGGGAAACGTTCAAAATTTGTTCAACCTCCGGAATCTTGAGTTAGAAGGTTGTGACAGTTTGACTTACATGCCACCTGGATTAGGACAGTTGACTTCTCTTCAAGTATTACCGTTGTTTATTGTAAACGAGGGACTTACTTGCGGTGGTCTTCCGGAATTGAACAAGCTAAATAACTTGAGAGGAGAACTAAGAATAGAAATTAAGGTACGGGTGGAAGATGCCACCTCTAAAGCCAAGGCTGCGAATTTGAAGGACAAGCAGCATCTTAGAAAATTGGTATTAATATGGGATGAGGAGCTGGGTAACGATGTCGCAGGTGTTTGTGAAGATGAAAATTTAATGGAAGGTCTCCAGCCACACCGGAATTTAAAAAAGTTGAAGGTGGAAGGGTACCAGGGTGTGAGATTTCCGAGTTGGCTTCGTTCTCTGACTGGTCTTGTGAtgttaaaaatatcaaattcgATGTGCCAATATCTATCGCCAATGTATCAACTCCCAAATCTCCGAGATCTATCTCTAGAACATATGGATGGCCTGGAATACATATCAGACCGGGAAATCACTGAAGGGATCTCTGCTTCATCAACATTTTTCCCATCCCTAGAGTCACTCAAATTGCAGAATTGCCCTAATCTAAAGGGATGGTGGAGGAGGGCTACAGTGGGTGTGGCAACATCAAGTCAACAATACCAGCAGCATGTATCTTTTCCTCGTCTTTTACAGTTGGAAATTAGGGGTTGCAAAAACCTGACTTGCATGCCGTTGTTTCCAAATCTTGAAAAACCGCTACGACTGACAGAATGCAGTTGCAATCCATTGCAACAAACAATGAATATGAAAGCAATCTCTTTGGTTCCCTCTGCTTCGAACTCCTCCCCTCCTCTCTCCAAATTAAAGATTCTATCTTTGTCTGGGATTGAGGACATAGAGTTTCTGCCAGAGCAGTGGTTGCAAAACCTGGCTTCTCTCGAGGAGCTACGGATAGAGAAATGCGATAGACTAAAATCTCTATCTCTGTCTCTATTTATGCAACATCTCACCTCCCTCAAGACGCTGTTTATTAGCGAGTGCAAGGAGGTTGATCTATTCTGTGATGAAGACACACAATCTGTTGGTGTCAGTCCTCAAATTACG GATCTTGAAATTTTCGATTTGCCCCGTCTGGTATCACTCCCCGAAGGGATTGGCAACCTTACTGCACTTCAGGATCTTGAAATTTTCGATTTGCCCCGTCTGGTATCACTCCCCGAAGGGATTGGCAAC CTTACTGCACTTCAGAATCTTGAAATTTCCGATTTGCCCTGTCTGATATCACTCCCCGAAGGGATTAGAAGTCTCACATCACTCAAAAGATTTCACGTCCGTTCATGCGCCAATCTGACATCGCTTCCATCAGGAATGCATCGGCTCTCCTCTTTAGAAACCCTGATAATCAGTAAGTGTCCCCACTTGAAAGAAAGATACCAGAAGGGAATTGGCGAGATTGCTCATGTCCCATATTTTCAATATTATGATGATTAA
- the LOC126716982 gene encoding putative disease resistance protein RGA1 isoform X19 — MAEAILYGVAQTIIENLGSMVFAEIGSMWGVEDEFEKLKDTVSAVQAVLLDAEEQQVKNYQVKHWLVRLRDAVYDADDLLTEFYTEDMRLRVIGDDEMTKTVRTYQSNPITAFFTSSSQLPFCHDMAKKITAMRERFDAIANDMNKFQFVVHPSETRVVTRERGQTCSFVCEEEVIGREEDKKAIIDLLLDYDVQENVSFISIVGIGGLGKTTLAQYVFNDEKVKNYFDLRMWVSVSDVFDVKTIAEKIIRCADVSKHENLDMEQVQNKLRETLNQKKYLLVLDDVWNEDEEKWCNLKRLLIRGSKGSKVVITTRTKLVAAITSTILPSYHLKGLSENQSWSLFKQMAFRKVQEMINPNLEAIGRDIVQKCCGVPLAIKAIGRILFFKKTEDEWLYIKNKELTNVTQEENNSGILPILKLSYDHLPSHLKCCFAYCSLFPKDHEISKFSLINLWIAQGFIQLSNEKLHMEDVANDYCMDLLWRSFFQEAREDSFGNVISFKMHDLIHDLAQSISRVECTYIDSNIENVKKNVRHLSIASHNVLKKDLSSLFKAKKIRTLILITGEKESSCQKPPLEILFSSLRCLRALSLRGSDIIYVPNSIEELTYLKYLDLSRNKIRVLPISITRLLNLQTLNLSYCGKLKELPGNVQNLFNLRNLELEGCDSLTYMPPGLGQLTSLQVLPLFIVNEGLTCGGLPELNKLNNLRGELRIEIKVRVEDATSKAKAANLKDKQHLRKLVLIWDEELGNDVAGVCEDENLMEGLQPHRNLKKLKVEGYQGVRFPSWLRSLTGLVMLKISNSMCQYLSPMYQLPNLRDLSLEHMDGLEYISDREITEGISASSTFFPSLESLKLQNCPNLKGWWRRATVGVATSSQQYQQHVSFPRLLQLEIRGCKNLTCMPLFPNLEKPLRLTECSCNPLQQTMNMKAISLVPSASNSSPPLSKLKILSLSGIEDIEFLPEQWLQNLASLEELRIEKCDRLKSLSLSLFMQHLTSLKTLFISECKEVDLFCDEDTQSVGVSPQITDLEIFDLPRLVSLPEGIGNLTALQDLEIFDLPRLVSLPEGIGNLTALQDLEISDLPCLVSLPEGIGNLTALQNLEISDLPCLISLPEGIRSLTSLKRFHVRSCANLTSLPSGMHRLSSLETLIISKCPHLKERYQKGIGEIAHVPYFQYYDD, encoded by the exons ATGGCCGAAGCAATCCTGTATGGCGTTGCGCAGACGATCATTGAAAATTTGGGCTCTATGGTTTTCGCAGAGATTGGATCCATGTGGGGTGTCGAAGATGAGTTCGAAAAATTGAAGGATACTGTTTCCGCTGTTCAAGCTGTACTTCTGGATGCTGAGGAGCAGCAGGTCAAGAACTATCAAGTCAAGCACTGGCTCGTGAGGCTCAGGGACGCAGTCTATGATGCGGATGACTTGCTGACCGAATTCTACACTGAAGATATGCGTCTAAGGGTGATAGGGGATGATGAAATGACAAAGACGGTACGTACTTATCAGTCTAATCCTATTACTGCTTTCTTTACAAGTTCAAGCCAACTTCCTTTTTGTCATGATATGGCTAAAAAAATAACAGCGATGAGGGAGAGATTTGATGCAATAGCAAATGATATGAATAAGTTTCAGTTTGTAGTACATCCATCAGAAACAAGGGTCGTGACTAGGGAAAGGGGTCAAACTTGCTCATTTGTATGTGAAGAAGAAGTTATAGGGAGAGAAGAGGATAAGAAGGCCATTATAGATCTATTATTGGACTATGATGTGCAAGAGAATGTTTCGTTTATATCCATAGTGGGGATTGGGGGGCTGGGGAAGACCACACTTGCTCAATATGTATTCAACGATGAGAAAGTGAAGAATTATTTTGACTTGCGCATGTGGGTGTCTGTCTCTGATGTCTTTGATGTAAAAACAATTGCTGAAAAGATAATTAGATGTGCAGATGTTTCGAAACATGAAAACCTTGACATGGAGCAAGTACAAAATAAACTTCGTGAAACACTCAACCAAAAGAAGTATTTACTTGTGTTGGATGATGTGTGGAACGAGGATGAGGAAAAGTGGTGTAATTTGAAAAGACTTTTGATACGTGGCTCAAAGGGAAGTAAGGTGGTGATAACAACACGGACTAAATTGGTTGCAGCGATTACTAGCACAATCTTACCGTCGTATCATCTAAAAGGCCTCTCGGAAAACCAATCTTGGTCTCTATTTAAGCAAATGGCATTTAGAAAAGTGCAAGAGATGATTAATCCTAATCTTGAAGCAATTGGAAGGGATATTGtacaaaaatgttgtggagTGCCTCTTGCTATTAAGGCAATAGGCAGAATATTATTCTTCAAAAAGACAGAGGATGAATGGTTATATATCAAGAATAAAGAACTTACAAATGTAActcaagaagaaaataatagtgGTATTTTACCGATTCTAAAATTGAGTTATGATCATCTCCCATCACATTTAAAGTGTTGTTTCGCTTATTGTTCATTATTTCCTAAAGATCATGAGATTTCAAAGTTTTCATTGATAAATCTATGGATAGCACAAGGATTTATCCAATTATCAAACGAAAAGCTACATATGGAGGATGTTGCTAATGATTACTGTATGGATCTACTTTGGAGGTCCTTCTTCCAAGAAGCTAGAGAAGATAGTTTTGGGAATGTAATTAGTTTTAAAATGCATGATTTAATCCATGATCTTGCACAATCAATCTCAAGAGTTGAGTGCACATATATTGATTCAAATATAGAAAATGTCAAAAAGAATGTTCGTCACCTATCAATTGCATCTCACAATGTGCTTAAGAAGGATTTAAGCTCATTATTCAAAGCAAAGAAGATACGCACGTTGATTTTAATAACTGGTGAGAAAGAATCAAGTTGTCAAAAACCACCTCTTGAAATACTTTTTTCTAGTTTAAGATGCTTGCGTGCATTAAGCCTACGTGGCTCAGATATTATTTACGTGCCAAATTCCATAGAAGAGTTGACATATTTAAAGTATCTTGATCTTTCTAGGAATAAAATTAGAGTTCTCCCTATTTCTATTACTAGATTGTTGAATTTGCAAACATTAAACCTTAGTTATTGTGGTAAGCTTAAAGAACTACCGGGAAACGTTCAAAATTTGTTCAACCTCCGGAATCTTGAGTTAGAAGGTTGTGACAGTTTGACTTACATGCCACCTGGATTAGGACAGTTGACTTCTCTTCAAGTATTACCGTTGTTTATTGTAAACGAGGGACTTACTTGCGGTGGTCTTCCGGAATTGAACAAGCTAAATAACTTGAGAGGAGAACTAAGAATAGAAATTAAGGTACGGGTGGAAGATGCCACCTCTAAAGCCAAGGCTGCGAATTTGAAGGACAAGCAGCATCTTAGAAAATTGGTATTAATATGGGATGAGGAGCTGGGTAACGATGTCGCAGGTGTTTGTGAAGATGAAAATTTAATGGAAGGTCTCCAGCCACACCGGAATTTAAAAAAGTTGAAGGTGGAAGGGTACCAGGGTGTGAGATTTCCGAGTTGGCTTCGTTCTCTGACTGGTCTTGTGAtgttaaaaatatcaaattcgATGTGCCAATATCTATCGCCAATGTATCAACTCCCAAATCTCCGAGATCTATCTCTAGAACATATGGATGGCCTGGAATACATATCAGACCGGGAAATCACTGAAGGGATCTCTGCTTCATCAACATTTTTCCCATCCCTAGAGTCACTCAAATTGCAGAATTGCCCTAATCTAAAGGGATGGTGGAGGAGGGCTACAGTGGGTGTGGCAACATCAAGTCAACAATACCAGCAGCATGTATCTTTTCCTCGTCTTTTACAGTTGGAAATTAGGGGTTGCAAAAACCTGACTTGCATGCCGTTGTTTCCAAATCTTGAAAAACCGCTACGACTGACAGAATGCAGTTGCAATCCATTGCAACAAACAATGAATATGAAAGCAATCTCTTTGGTTCCCTCTGCTTCGAACTCCTCCCCTCCTCTCTCCAAATTAAAGATTCTATCTTTGTCTGGGATTGAGGACATAGAGTTTCTGCCAGAGCAGTGGTTGCAAAACCTGGCTTCTCTCGAGGAGCTACGGATAGAGAAATGCGATAGACTAAAATCTCTATCTCTGTCTCTATTTATGCAACATCTCACCTCCCTCAAGACGCTGTTTATTAGCGAGTGCAAGGAGGTTGATCTATTCTGTGATGAAGACACACAATCTGTTGGTGTCAGTCCTCAAATTACG GATCTTGAAATTTTCGATTTGCCCCGTCTGGTATCACTCCCCGAAGGGATTGGCAACCTTACTGCACTTCAGGATCTTGAAATTTTCGATTTGCCCCGTCTGGTATCACTCCCCGAAGGGATTGGCAAC CTTACTGCACTTCAGGATCTTGAAATTTCCGATTTGCCCTGTCTGGTATCACTCCCCGAAGGGATTGGCAAC CTTACTGCACTTCAGAATCTTGAAATTTCCGATTTGCCCTGTCTGATATCACTCCCCGAAGGGATTAGAAGTCTCACATCACTCAAAAGATTTCACGTCCGTTCATGCGCCAATCTGACATCGCTTCCATCAGGAATGCATCGGCTCTCCTCTTTAGAAACCCTGATAATCAGTAAGTGTCCCCACTTGAAAGAAAGATACCAGAAGGGAATTGGCGAGATTGCTCATGTCCCATATTTTCAATATTATGATGATTAA
- the LOC126716982 gene encoding putative disease resistance protein RGA3 isoform X21: protein MAEAILYGVAQTIIENLGSMVFAEIGSMWGVEDEFEKLKDTVSAVQAVLLDAEEQQVKNYQVKHWLVRLRDAVYDADDLLTEFYTEDMRLRVIGDDEMTKTVRTYQSNPITAFFTSSSQLPFCHDMAKKITAMRERFDAIANDMNKFQFVVHPSETRVVTRERGQTCSFVCEEEVIGREEDKKAIIDLLLDYDVQENVSFISIVGIGGLGKTTLAQYVFNDEKVKNYFDLRMWVSVSDVFDVKTIAEKIIRCADVSKHENLDMEQVQNKLRETLNQKKYLLVLDDVWNEDEEKWCNLKRLLIRGSKGSKVVITTRTKLVAAITSTILPSYHLKGLSENQSWSLFKQMAFRKVQEMINPNLEAIGRDIVQKCCGVPLAIKAIGRILFFKKTEDEWLYIKNKELTNVTQEENNSGILPILKLSYDHLPSHLKCCFAYCSLFPKDHEISKFSLINLWIAQGFIQLSNEKLHMEDVANDYCMDLLWRSFFQEAREDSFGNVISFKMHDLIHDLAQSISRVECTYIDSNIENVKKNVRHLSIASHNVLKKDLSSLFKAKKIRTLILITGEKESSCQKPPLEILFSSLRCLRALSLRGSDIIYVPNSIEELTYLKYLDLSRNKIRVLPISITRLLNLQTLNLSYCGKLKELPGNVQNLFNLRNLELEGCDSLTYMPPGLGQLTSLQVLPLFIVNEGLTCGGLPELNKLNNLRGELRIEIKVRVEDATSKAKAANLKDKQHLRKLVLIWDEELGNDVAGVCEDENLMEGLQPHRNLKKLKVEGYQGVRFPSWLRSLTGLVMLKISNSMCQYLSPMYQLPNLRDLSLEHMDGLEYISDREITEGISASSTFFPSLESLKLQNCPNLKGWWRRATVGVATSSQQYQQHVSFPRLLQLEIRGCKNLTCMPLFPNLEKPLRLTECSCNPLQQTMNMKAISLVPSASNSSPPLSKLKILSLSGIEDIEFLPEQWLQNLASLEELRIEKCDRLKSLSLSLFMQHLTSLKTLFISECKEVDLFCDEDTQSVGVSPQITDLEIFDLPRLVSLPEGIGNLTALQDLEIFDLPRLVSLPEGIGNLTALPNLRISDLPCLVSLPEGIGNLTALQNLEISDLPCLISLPEGIRSLTSLKRFHVRSCANLTSLPSGMHRLSSLETLIISKCPHLKERYQKGIGEIAHVPYFQYYDD, encoded by the exons ATGGCCGAAGCAATCCTGTATGGCGTTGCGCAGACGATCATTGAAAATTTGGGCTCTATGGTTTTCGCAGAGATTGGATCCATGTGGGGTGTCGAAGATGAGTTCGAAAAATTGAAGGATACTGTTTCCGCTGTTCAAGCTGTACTTCTGGATGCTGAGGAGCAGCAGGTCAAGAACTATCAAGTCAAGCACTGGCTCGTGAGGCTCAGGGACGCAGTCTATGATGCGGATGACTTGCTGACCGAATTCTACACTGAAGATATGCGTCTAAGGGTGATAGGGGATGATGAAATGACAAAGACGGTACGTACTTATCAGTCTAATCCTATTACTGCTTTCTTTACAAGTTCAAGCCAACTTCCTTTTTGTCATGATATGGCTAAAAAAATAACAGCGATGAGGGAGAGATTTGATGCAATAGCAAATGATATGAATAAGTTTCAGTTTGTAGTACATCCATCAGAAACAAGGGTCGTGACTAGGGAAAGGGGTCAAACTTGCTCATTTGTATGTGAAGAAGAAGTTATAGGGAGAGAAGAGGATAAGAAGGCCATTATAGATCTATTATTGGACTATGATGTGCAAGAGAATGTTTCGTTTATATCCATAGTGGGGATTGGGGGGCTGGGGAAGACCACACTTGCTCAATATGTATTCAACGATGAGAAAGTGAAGAATTATTTTGACTTGCGCATGTGGGTGTCTGTCTCTGATGTCTTTGATGTAAAAACAATTGCTGAAAAGATAATTAGATGTGCAGATGTTTCGAAACATGAAAACCTTGACATGGAGCAAGTACAAAATAAACTTCGTGAAACACTCAACCAAAAGAAGTATTTACTTGTGTTGGATGATGTGTGGAACGAGGATGAGGAAAAGTGGTGTAATTTGAAAAGACTTTTGATACGTGGCTCAAAGGGAAGTAAGGTGGTGATAACAACACGGACTAAATTGGTTGCAGCGATTACTAGCACAATCTTACCGTCGTATCATCTAAAAGGCCTCTCGGAAAACCAATCTTGGTCTCTATTTAAGCAAATGGCATTTAGAAAAGTGCAAGAGATGATTAATCCTAATCTTGAAGCAATTGGAAGGGATATTGtacaaaaatgttgtggagTGCCTCTTGCTATTAAGGCAATAGGCAGAATATTATTCTTCAAAAAGACAGAGGATGAATGGTTATATATCAAGAATAAAGAACTTACAAATGTAActcaagaagaaaataatagtgGTATTTTACCGATTCTAAAATTGAGTTATGATCATCTCCCATCACATTTAAAGTGTTGTTTCGCTTATTGTTCATTATTTCCTAAAGATCATGAGATTTCAAAGTTTTCATTGATAAATCTATGGATAGCACAAGGATTTATCCAATTATCAAACGAAAAGCTACATATGGAGGATGTTGCTAATGATTACTGTATGGATCTACTTTGGAGGTCCTTCTTCCAAGAAGCTAGAGAAGATAGTTTTGGGAATGTAATTAGTTTTAAAATGCATGATTTAATCCATGATCTTGCACAATCAATCTCAAGAGTTGAGTGCACATATATTGATTCAAATATAGAAAATGTCAAAAAGAATGTTCGTCACCTATCAATTGCATCTCACAATGTGCTTAAGAAGGATTTAAGCTCATTATTCAAAGCAAAGAAGATACGCACGTTGATTTTAATAACTGGTGAGAAAGAATCAAGTTGTCAAAAACCACCTCTTGAAATACTTTTTTCTAGTTTAAGATGCTTGCGTGCATTAAGCCTACGTGGCTCAGATATTATTTACGTGCCAAATTCCATAGAAGAGTTGACATATTTAAAGTATCTTGATCTTTCTAGGAATAAAATTAGAGTTCTCCCTATTTCTATTACTAGATTGTTGAATTTGCAAACATTAAACCTTAGTTATTGTGGTAAGCTTAAAGAACTACCGGGAAACGTTCAAAATTTGTTCAACCTCCGGAATCTTGAGTTAGAAGGTTGTGACAGTTTGACTTACATGCCACCTGGATTAGGACAGTTGACTTCTCTTCAAGTATTACCGTTGTTTATTGTAAACGAGGGACTTACTTGCGGTGGTCTTCCGGAATTGAACAAGCTAAATAACTTGAGAGGAGAACTAAGAATAGAAATTAAGGTACGGGTGGAAGATGCCACCTCTAAAGCCAAGGCTGCGAATTTGAAGGACAAGCAGCATCTTAGAAAATTGGTATTAATATGGGATGAGGAGCTGGGTAACGATGTCGCAGGTGTTTGTGAAGATGAAAATTTAATGGAAGGTCTCCAGCCACACCGGAATTTAAAAAAGTTGAAGGTGGAAGGGTACCAGGGTGTGAGATTTCCGAGTTGGCTTCGTTCTCTGACTGGTCTTGTGAtgttaaaaatatcaaattcgATGTGCCAATATCTATCGCCAATGTATCAACTCCCAAATCTCCGAGATCTATCTCTAGAACATATGGATGGCCTGGAATACATATCAGACCGGGAAATCACTGAAGGGATCTCTGCTTCATCAACATTTTTCCCATCCCTAGAGTCACTCAAATTGCAGAATTGCCCTAATCTAAAGGGATGGTGGAGGAGGGCTACAGTGGGTGTGGCAACATCAAGTCAACAATACCAGCAGCATGTATCTTTTCCTCGTCTTTTACAGTTGGAAATTAGGGGTTGCAAAAACCTGACTTGCATGCCGTTGTTTCCAAATCTTGAAAAACCGCTACGACTGACAGAATGCAGTTGCAATCCATTGCAACAAACAATGAATATGAAAGCAATCTCTTTGGTTCCCTCTGCTTCGAACTCCTCCCCTCCTCTCTCCAAATTAAAGATTCTATCTTTGTCTGGGATTGAGGACATAGAGTTTCTGCCAGAGCAGTGGTTGCAAAACCTGGCTTCTCTCGAGGAGCTACGGATAGAGAAATGCGATAGACTAAAATCTCTATCTCTGTCTCTATTTATGCAACATCTCACCTCCCTCAAGACGCTGTTTATTAGCGAGTGCAAGGAGGTTGATCTATTCTGTGATGAAGACACACAATCTGTTGGTGTCAGTCCTCAAATTACG GATCTTGAAATTTTCGATTTGCCCCGTCTGGTATCACTCCCCGAAGGGATTGGCAACCTTACTGCACTTCAGGATCTTGAAATTTTCGATTTGCCCCGTCTGGTATCACTCCCCGAAGGGATTGGCAAC CTTACTGCACTTCCGAATCTTAGAATTTCCGATTTGCCCTGTCTGGTATCACTCCCCGAAGGGATTGGCAAC CTTACTGCACTTCAGAATCTTGAAATTTCCGATTTGCCCTGTCTGATATCACTCCCCGAAGGGATTAGAAGTCTCACATCACTCAAAAGATTTCACGTCCGTTCATGCGCCAATCTGACATCGCTTCCATCAGGAATGCATCGGCTCTCCTCTTTAGAAACCCTGATAATCAGTAAGTGTCCCCACTTGAAAGAAAGATACCAGAAGGGAATTGGCGAGATTGCTCATGTCCCATATTTTCAATATTATGATGATTAA